A region from the Cannabis sativa cultivar Pink pepper isolate KNU-18-1 chromosome 9, ASM2916894v1, whole genome shotgun sequence genome encodes:
- the LOC115722288 gene encoding calmodulin-like protein 7 produces the protein MPNILVRIFLIYNLLNSFLLSLVPKKLIPFLPSSWFHQTPQTPLTTVQSSALATAISNKKNKIERMEPTELSRVFQMFDRNGDGRITKKELNDSLENLGIFIPDKELSQMIAKIDANGDGCVDMEEFGELYRSIMDNREAEDDDMKEAFDVFDQNGDGFITVDELRSVLASLGLKQGRTVEDCKKMIMKVDVDGDGRVNYKEFRQMMKGGGFSALT, from the coding sequence ATGCCAAATATTTTAGTTAGAATATTCCTTATATATAACCTTCTCAATTCCTTCCTCCTTTCGTTGGTGCCCAAGAAGCTAATCCCTTTTTTACCTTCTTCTTGGTTCCACCAAACACCACAAACTCCATTAACGACCGTACAATCATCGGCACTCGCTACGGCCATCAGTAACAAGAAGAACAAGATCGAGAGAATGGAGCCGACGGAGCTGAGTCGTGTGTTCCAAATGTTCGACCGGAACGGCGACGGGCGGATCACGAAGAAGGAATTGAACGATTCGCTGGAGAATTTGGGTATCTTTATCCCTGATAAGGAGTTGTCTCAGATGATAGCGAAAATCGACGCCAATGGCGATGGGTGTGTGGACATGGAAGAGTTCGGCGAGCTTTACAGATCGATCATGGACAATCGAGAGGCAGAGGACGATGACATGAAGGAGGCCTTTGATGTGTTCGATCAGAATGGAGATGGGTTCATCACCGTGGATGAGCTCAGATCGGTGTTAGCTTCCCTTGGGCTTAAGCAAGGGAGGACCGTAGAGGATTGCAAAAAGATGATCATGAAGGTTGACGTGGACGGTGATGGCAGGGTTAATTACAAGGAGTTTAGGCAGATGatgaaaggtggtggctttagTGCTTTGActtag